One region of Pseudomonas alvandae genomic DNA includes:
- a CDS encoding YeaC family protein — protein MSSFNEMIQNITPDIYRSLKLAVEIGKWADGNKLTAEQRELSLQAMIAWEIQNLPEEERTGYMGPQECQSKATEVPNILFKSDAIH, from the coding sequence ATGTCTTCCTTCAATGAAATGATCCAGAACATCACCCCCGACATCTACCGCAGCCTGAAGCTGGCCGTGGAAATCGGTAAATGGGCCGATGGCAATAAGCTCACCGCCGAGCAGCGCGAGCTATCCCTGCAGGCGATGATCGCCTGGGAAATCCAGAACTTGCCCGAAGAAGAGCGCACCGGTTACATGGGGCCCCAGGAATGCCAGTCGAAAGCCACCGAAGTGCCGAATATCCTGTTCAAGTCGGACGCCATCCATTGA
- a CDS encoding DUF2797 domain-containing protein yields the protein MIEIGRGAISKMSARLDGPTVQYAFRLGDVEVPVNPLIGSTIRLEYLGAIHCTHCGRRTKTSFSQGYCYPCMTKLAQCDLCIMSPERCHFDAGTCRDPAWGEQFCMTDHVVYLANSSGVKVGITRATQLPTRWLDQGASQALPILRVATRQQSGFVEDLFRSQVADKTNWRALLKGDAAVVDLPAIRDSLFESCAQGLQGLQERFGLQAIQTIADVEPIEIRYPVQQYPAKIVSFNLDKNPIAEGTLLGVKGQYLIFDTGVINIRKYTAYQLAVHQ from the coding sequence TTGATCGAGATCGGCCGCGGTGCAATCAGCAAGATGTCGGCACGCCTGGACGGGCCGACCGTTCAATACGCCTTTCGCCTGGGCGATGTAGAGGTGCCGGTCAATCCGTTGATCGGCAGCACGATTCGCCTGGAATACCTCGGTGCGATCCATTGCACCCATTGCGGGCGCCGGACCAAGACCAGCTTCAGCCAGGGTTATTGCTACCCGTGCATGACCAAGCTGGCCCAGTGTGACCTGTGCATCATGAGCCCCGAACGTTGCCATTTCGACGCCGGTACTTGTCGAGATCCGGCCTGGGGCGAGCAGTTCTGCATGACCGACCACGTGGTCTACCTGGCCAATTCGTCGGGCGTGAAGGTCGGCATCACCCGCGCCACGCAACTGCCGACCCGCTGGCTCGACCAGGGCGCGAGCCAGGCCCTGCCGATCCTGCGGGTTGCGACCCGCCAGCAGTCGGGCTTCGTCGAAGATCTGTTTCGCAGCCAGGTGGCGGACAAGACCAACTGGCGCGCCTTGCTCAAGGGCGACGCGGCGGTGGTGGACTTGCCCGCCATCCGCGATTCACTGTTTGAAAGCTGCGCCCAGGGCTTGCAGGGGCTTCAGGAACGATTCGGCTTGCAGGCGATCCAGACCATAGCGGACGTCGAACCGATCGAGATCCGTTATCCGGTGCAGCAATATCCGGCCAAGATCGTCAGCTTCAACCTGGACAAGAACCCGATCGCCGAAGGCACGCTGCTGGGAGTCAAGGGCCAGTACCTGATTTTCGACACTGGCGTGATCAATATTCGTAAATACACGGCTTACCAGCTCGCCGTGCATCAGTAG
- the pepN gene encoding aminopeptidase N, translating into MRTEQPKMIYLKDYQAPEYLIDETHLTFELFEDHSLVHAQLVMRRNPERGAGLPPLVLDGQHLELLSIKLDDADLGQGDYQLDDSHLSLQPKIQAFTVDTTVRIHPETNTALEGLYKSGSMFCTQCEAEGFRKITYYLDRPDVMSKFTTTVVAEQHSYPVLLSNGNPIASGPGEDGRHWATWEDPFKKPAYLFALVAGDLWCVEDTFTTLTERTVALRIYVEPENIDKCQHAMTSLKKSMRWDEEVYGREYDLDIFMIVAVNDFNMGAMENKGLNIFNSSAVLARAETATDAAHQRVEAIVAHEYFHNWSGNRVTCRDWFQLSLKEGFTVFRDAGFSADMNSATVKRIQDVAYLRTHQFAEDAGPMAHPVRPDSFIEISNFYTLTVYEKGSEVVGMIHTLLGADGFRKGSDLYFERHDGQAVTCDDFIRAMEDANGVDLSQFKRWYSQAGTPRLAVSETYDAAAKTYSLTFRQSCPPTPDKAEKLPFVIPVELGLLASNGAEMPLRLSGEAAASGTTRVISVTEAEQTFTFVDVAEKPLPSLLRGFSAPVKLSFPYDRDQLMFLMQHDSDGFNRWDAGQQLSVQVLQELIGQHQQGESLVLDPRLVSALRTVLSDDSLDQAMVAEMLSLPSEAYLTEISEVADVEAIHAAREFARRQLADSLFEALWLRYEANRDLSRRTPYVAEAEHFARRALQNIALSYLMLTDKPEVLSATLEQFDTADNMTERLTALAVLVNSPFETEKAKALEVFAENFKGNPLVMDQWFSVQAGSPLPGGLARVKALMEHPAFNIKNPNKVRALIGAFAGQNLINFHAADGSGYRFLADLVIQLNGFNPQIASRQLAPLTRWRKYDSARQALMKAELERILASGALSADVFEVVSKSLA; encoded by the coding sequence ATGCGCACCGAACAACCGAAGATGATCTACCTGAAGGACTATCAGGCCCCCGAGTACCTGATCGACGAGACGCACCTGACCTTCGAGTTGTTCGAGGACCACAGCCTGGTCCATGCGCAACTGGTGATGCGCCGCAACCCCGAGCGCGGTGCCGGTTTGCCGCCGCTGGTGCTCGACGGCCAACACCTGGAGTTGCTGTCGATCAAGCTCGACGACGCCGACCTGGGGCAGGGTGACTATCAACTGGATGACAGCCACCTGAGCTTGCAGCCCAAGATCCAGGCTTTCACCGTCGACACCACCGTGCGCATTCATCCGGAAACCAACACCGCCCTGGAAGGCCTGTACAAGTCCGGCAGCATGTTCTGCACCCAGTGCGAGGCCGAAGGTTTTCGCAAAATCACCTATTACCTCGACCGTCCGGACGTGATGAGCAAGTTCACCACCACCGTGGTGGCCGAGCAGCACAGCTATCCGGTGCTCCTGTCCAACGGCAACCCGATTGCCAGCGGCCCCGGCGAAGACGGTCGGCACTGGGCGACCTGGGAAGACCCGTTCAAGAAACCCGCCTACCTGTTTGCGCTAGTGGCCGGTGACCTGTGGTGCGTCGAAGACACCTTCACCACCCTGACCGAACGCACCGTGGCGCTGCGCATCTACGTCGAGCCGGAAAATATCGACAAGTGCCAGCACGCCATGACCAGCCTGAAGAAGTCGATGCGCTGGGACGAAGAGGTGTACGGGCGCGAGTACGACCTGGACATCTTCATGATCGTCGCGGTCAACGACTTCAACATGGGCGCCATGGAGAACAAGGGCCTCAATATCTTCAACTCCAGCGCCGTGCTGGCCCGCGCCGAGACCGCCACCGACGCCGCGCACCAGCGGGTCGAGGCGATCGTTGCCCACGAATACTTCCATAACTGGTCCGGCAACCGCGTGACCTGCCGCGACTGGTTCCAGTTGTCGCTCAAGGAAGGTTTCACGGTGTTCCGCGACGCCGGTTTCTCGGCGGACATGAACTCGGCCACCGTCAAGCGCATCCAGGACGTGGCGTACCTGCGGACCCACCAGTTTGCCGAAGACGCCGGCCCGATGGCCCACCCGGTACGCCCCGACAGCTTCATCGAGATCTCCAACTTCTACACCCTGACCGTGTACGAAAAGGGCTCGGAAGTGGTCGGCATGATCCACACCCTGTTGGGCGCCGATGGCTTCCGCAAGGGCAGCGACCTGTACTTCGAGCGCCACGACGGCCAGGCCGTGACCTGCGACGATTTCATCAGGGCCATGGAAGACGCCAACGGGGTCGACCTGAGCCAATTCAAGCGCTGGTACAGCCAGGCCGGTACGCCACGGCTGGCGGTCAGCGAGACCTACGACGCCGCAGCCAAGACCTACAGCCTGACCTTCCGCCAGAGCTGCCCGCCAACGCCGGACAAGGCGGAAAAACTGCCGTTCGTGATTCCGGTCGAGTTGGGCTTGCTGGCCAGCAATGGCGCCGAGATGCCCCTGCGCCTGAGCGGCGAAGCGGCGGCCAGCGGCACAACCCGCGTGATCTCGGTGACCGAAGCCGAGCAGACCTTCACCTTCGTCGATGTCGCTGAAAAGCCTCTGCCTTCCTTGCTGCGTGGTTTCTCGGCGCCGGTGAAGCTGAGCTTCCCGTACGACCGCGACCAACTGATGTTCCTGATGCAGCACGACAGCGACGGCTTCAACCGCTGGGATGCCGGCCAGCAATTGTCGGTGCAGGTGTTGCAGGAACTGATCGGCCAGCATCAGCAGGGCGAGAGCCTGGTGCTCGACCCGCGACTGGTCAGCGCGTTGCGCACGGTGTTGTCGGACGATTCCCTGGATCAGGCGATGGTCGCCGAAATGCTCTCGCTGCCAAGCGAAGCCTACCTCACCGAAATCAGCGAAGTGGCGGATGTCGAGGCGATCCACGCTGCACGCGAGTTCGCTCGCCGGCAACTGGCCGACAGCCTGTTCGAAGCCTTGTGGCTGCGCTACGAAGCCAATCGCGACTTGTCCCGGCGCACGCCGTACGTGGCCGAGGCCGAGCATTTCGCCCGTCGCGCGTTGCAGAACATCGCGCTGTCGTACCTGATGCTGACCGACAAGCCGGAAGTGCTGAGTGCGACGCTTGAGCAGTTCGACACCGCCGACAACATGACCGAGCGCCTCACGGCGCTGGCGGTGCTGGTCAACTCGCCGTTCGAGACCGAGAAGGCCAAGGCGCTGGAAGTGTTTGCGGAAAACTTCAAGGGCAACCCGCTGGTCATGGACCAGTGGTTCAGCGTCCAGGCGGGCAGCCCGTTACCGGGTGGGCTGGCGCGGGTCAAGGCCTTGATGGAACACCCAGCGTTCAATATCAAGAACCCGAACAAGGTGCGGGCGCTGATCGGCGCGTTTGCCGGGCAGAACCTGATCAACTTCCACGCCGCCGACGGCTCGGGCTACCGCTTCCTGGCGGACCTGGTCATCCAGCTCAATGGCTTCAACCCACAGATCGCCTCGCGGCAACTGGCGCCGCTGACCCGCTGGCGCAAATACGACAGCGCCCGCCAGGCGCTGATGAAGGCTGAGCTGGAACGCATCCTGGCGTCCGGCGCGCTTTCCGCCGATGTGTTCGAGGTGGTGAGCAAGAGCCTGGCTTGA
- a CDS encoding YCF48-related protein: MNEPVMAAGRCRPPMLRRVALLASALSLLGSVVLSAPVLAVAASTSDVIYSVESAKASKTLMLDVVQAGQRLVAVGDRGHIVYSDDQGKSWTQAKVPTRQLLTAVFFVDDKHGWAVGHDAQILASEDGGSTWTKQFEDLPREAPLLDIWFQDASHGFAVGAYGALYETTDGGKHWEDASDRLDNEDQYHLNAIAAVKDSGLFVVGEAGSMFRSADWGQTWEKLQGPYEGSLFGVIGTAQPSTLLAYGLRGNLYRSVDFGTTWEQVELKAARGALEFGLSGATLLADGSIVIVGNGGSVIRSTDDGVTFSVFNRPDRISVAAVTAAGNGNLILAGQGGVRATTSTGAELSK, encoded by the coding sequence ATGAATGAGCCTGTCATGGCTGCGGGCCGCTGCCGGCCGCCGATGCTGCGCCGTGTCGCGTTGCTGGCCTCGGCGCTGTCGCTGCTGGGCTCTGTCGTGTTGTCGGCACCGGTGCTCGCGGTGGCGGCGTCGACGTCCGATGTCATCTATTCCGTCGAATCGGCGAAGGCCAGCAAGACCCTGATGCTCGATGTGGTGCAGGCCGGCCAGCGCCTGGTGGCGGTCGGTGACCGGGGGCATATCGTCTATTCCGATGACCAGGGAAAGTCCTGGACCCAGGCCAAGGTGCCAACCCGTCAATTGCTCACCGCCGTGTTTTTCGTCGATGACAAGCACGGCTGGGCCGTGGGGCACGACGCACAGATCCTTGCCAGCGAAGACGGCGGCAGCACCTGGACCAAACAATTCGAAGACCTGCCCCGTGAAGCGCCGTTGCTGGATATCTGGTTCCAGGACGCCAGCCATGGATTCGCGGTGGGTGCCTATGGCGCGCTGTACGAGACCACCGACGGCGGCAAGCACTGGGAAGACGCCAGCGACCGCCTCGACAATGAAGACCAATACCACCTCAATGCCATCGCCGCCGTGAAGGATTCCGGGCTGTTCGTCGTCGGCGAGGCCGGCAGCATGTTCCGCTCCGCCGACTGGGGGCAGACCTGGGAAAAACTCCAGGGGCCATATGAAGGCTCGCTGTTTGGCGTCATTGGCACCGCCCAACCTTCGACGCTGTTGGCCTATGGCCTGCGCGGCAATCTTTACCGTTCCGTCGATTTCGGCACGACGTGGGAGCAGGTCGAGCTCAAGGCGGCTCGTGGCGCGCTGGAGTTCGGCTTGTCGGGCGCGACGCTGTTGGCGGACGGCTCGATCGTGATCGTCGGCAATGGTGGCAGCGTGATCCGCAGCACCGACGACGGCGTGACGTTCAGTGTGTTCAACCGCCCCGACCGTATTTCCGTGGCGGCCGTCACGGCGGCGGGCAACGGCAACCTGATCCTGGCGGGACAGGGCGGCGTTCGCGCCACCACGTCCACTGGCGCCGAACTGAGCAAATGA
- a CDS encoding efflux RND transporter permease subunit → MSSHHQDKATFLERLIFNNRPAVIVICLLVSIFLFWQATLIRPSTSFEKMIPLEHPFIEKMLEHRNDLANLGNTVRISVEATDGDIFSKDYMETLRQIHDEVFYIPGVDRSGLKSLWSPSVRWTEVTEEGFAGGEVIPQSYDGSADSLDLLRNNVLKSGQVGRLVANDFKSSIVDIPLLESYPDPQDQGKLLALDYRKFSHELEDKIRNKFEAQNPNVQIHIVGFAKKVGDLIDGLVMVVMFFGVAFVITLILLYWFTNCMRSTVAVLSTTLVAVVWQLGLMHAAGFGLDPYSMLVPFLIFAIGISHGVQKINGIALQSSEADNALTAARRTFRQLFLPGMIAILADAVGFITLLIIDIGVIRELAIGASIGVAVIVFTNLILLPVAISYVGISKRAVERSKKDATREHPFWRTLSNFASAKVAPVSIALAVLAFGGGLWYSQNLKIGDLDQGAPELRPDSRYNQDNNFIISNYSTSSDVLVVMVKTKAEGCSRYEAMAPIDELMWKMQNTEGVQSAISLVTVSKQMIKGMNEGNLKWETLSRNPDVLNSSIARADGLYNNSCSLAPVLVFLNDHKAETLDRAVKAVQDFAKDNNRDGLEFILAAGNAGIEAATNEVIKESELTILVLVYICVATMCMITFRSWAATLCIVLPLVLTSVLGNALMAFMGIGVKVATLPVVALGVGIGVDYGIYIYSRLESFLRAGLPLQEAYYQTLKSTGKAVLFTGLCLAIGVCTWIFSAIKFQADMGLMLTFMLLWNMFGALWLLPALARFLIKPEKLAGQKGNSLFAH, encoded by the coding sequence ATGAGCAGTCATCACCAAGACAAGGCGACATTCCTCGAACGCCTGATTTTCAACAACCGCCCGGCAGTGATCGTCATTTGCCTGCTGGTCAGCATTTTCCTGTTCTGGCAGGCCACGCTGATCCGGCCGTCCACCAGCTTCGAAAAAATGATCCCCCTCGAGCACCCCTTCATCGAGAAGATGCTCGAACACCGCAACGACCTGGCGAACCTGGGCAACACGGTGCGCATCTCCGTGGAAGCCACTGACGGCGACATCTTCTCCAAGGATTACATGGAGACCCTGCGCCAGATCCACGACGAAGTCTTCTATATCCCGGGTGTCGACCGTTCCGGGCTCAAGTCGCTGTGGAGCCCGAGCGTGCGCTGGACCGAGGTGACGGAGGAGGGCTTTGCCGGCGGCGAGGTGATTCCCCAGAGCTACGATGGCTCGGCCGACAGCCTCGACCTGCTGCGCAACAACGTGCTCAAGTCCGGCCAGGTCGGGCGCCTGGTGGCCAACGATTTCAAATCGAGCATCGTCGACATTCCGCTGCTGGAGTCCTACCCGGACCCGCAAGACCAAGGCAAGTTGCTCGCCCTGGACTACCGCAAGTTTTCCCATGAGCTTGAAGACAAGATCCGCAACAAGTTCGAAGCCCAGAATCCCAATGTGCAGATCCACATCGTCGGTTTCGCCAAAAAAGTCGGCGACCTGATCGATGGCCTGGTCATGGTGGTGATGTTCTTCGGCGTGGCCTTCGTGATTACGCTGATCCTGCTGTACTGGTTCACGAACTGCATGCGCAGCACCGTCGCCGTGTTGAGCACCACCCTGGTGGCGGTGGTCTGGCAATTGGGGCTGATGCACGCGGCGGGGTTTGGCCTGGACCCTTACTCGATGCTGGTGCCGTTCCTGATCTTTGCCATCGGCATCTCCCATGGCGTGCAGAAAATCAACGGCATCGCCTTGCAATCCAGCGAGGCGGACAACGCCCTGACCGCAGCGCGACGCACCTTCCGCCAGTTGTTCCTGCCGGGCATGATCGCGATCCTGGCCGATGCCGTCGGTTTCATCACCCTCTTGATCATCGACATCGGCGTGATTCGCGAACTCGCCATCGGCGCCTCCATCGGCGTGGCGGTCATCGTGTTCACCAACCTGATCCTGCTGCCGGTGGCGATTTCCTACGTCGGCATCAGCAAGCGCGCCGTGGAGCGCAGCAAGAAAGACGCGACCCGCGAGCACCCGTTCTGGCGCACGCTGTCGAACTTCGCCAGCGCCAAGGTCGCACCGGTATCGATTGCCCTGGCCGTGCTCGCGTTTGGCGGCGGCCTCTGGTACAGCCAGAACCTGAAGATCGGCGACCTCGACCAGGGGGCGCCGGAGCTGCGCCCGGACTCGCGCTACAACCAGGACAACAATTTCATCATCAGCAATTACTCCACCAGCTCCGACGTACTGGTGGTGATGGTCAAGACGAAGGCCGAAGGCTGCTCGCGCTATGAGGCCATGGCGCCGATCGATGAACTGATGTGGAAGATGCAGAACACCGAAGGCGTGCAGTCGGCGATTTCCCTGGTGACCGTGTCCAAGCAAATGATCAAGGGCATGAACGAGGGCAACCTGAAATGGGAAACCCTGTCGCGCAACCCTGACGTGCTCAACAGTTCCATCGCCCGGGCCGATGGCCTGTACAACAACAGCTGTTCCCTGGCGCCGGTGCTGGTGTTCCTCAACGATCACAAGGCCGAAACCCTGGACCGCGCAGTGAAGGCGGTGCAGGACTTTGCCAAGGACAACAACCGCGATGGCCTGGAGTTCATCCTGGCTGCCGGCAATGCGGGCATCGAGGCCGCCACCAACGAAGTGATCAAGGAATCGGAATTGACCATTCTGGTCCTGGTTTATATCTGCGTGGCGACCATGTGCATGATCACTTTCCGTTCCTGGGCGGCGACGCTGTGCATCGTGCTGCCGCTCGTGTTGACGTCGGTGCTGGGCAACGCGCTGATGGCGTTCATGGGCATCGGGGTGAAGGTCGCGACCCTGCCGGTGGTTGCGCTGGGGGTGGGGATTGGCGTGGACTATGGCATTTACATCTACAGTCGCCTGGAAAGCTTCCTGCGCGCCGGCTTGCCGTTGCAGGAAGCGTATTACCAGACGTTGAAGTCCACTGGCAAAGCCGTGTTGTTCACCGGCTTGTGCCTGGCCATCGGCGTATGCACCTGGATCTTCTCGGCCATCAAGTTCCAGGCGGACATGGGCTTGATGTTGACGTTCATGTTGCTGTGGAACATGTTCGGCGCGCTGTGGCTGCTGCCGGCTTTGGCGCGGTTCCTGATCAAGCCTGAGAAGCTGGCGGGGCAGAAGGGCAATTCATTGTTTGCCCATTGA